A single window of Leclercia adecarboxylata DNA harbors:
- a CDS encoding MFS transporter encodes MFKTPVNAAPIGDKAEIDARYRYWRRHILITIWLGYALFYFTRKSFNAAAPEILASGVMTRTDIGLLATLFYITYGLSKFFSGIVSDRSNARYFMGVGLIATGVVNILFGFSTSLWAFALLWALNAFFQGWGSPVCARLLTSWYSRTERGGWWAIWNTAHNVGGALIPIVVGAAALHYGWRAGMMIAGGLAIVAGLFLCWRLRDRPQTVGLPAVGDWRHDALEIAQQQEGAGLTRREILTRYVLLNPWIWLLSLCYVLVYVVRAAINDWGNLYMSETLGVDLVTANSAVSMFELGGFIGALVAGWGSDKLFNGNRGPMNLIFAAGILLSVGSLWLMPFASYVMQAACFFTTGFFVFGPQMLIGMAAAECSHKDAAGAATGFVGLFAYLGASLSGWPLARVIDTWHWSGFFAVIAIAAGISALLLLPFLHAQAPREASEA; translated from the coding sequence ATGTTTAAAACCCCCGTCAACGCAGCCCCGATCGGCGACAAAGCCGAGATCGACGCCCGCTATCGCTACTGGCGTCGCCACATCCTAATCACCATCTGGCTGGGCTACGCGCTGTTCTATTTCACCCGCAAAAGCTTCAACGCCGCCGCGCCGGAGATCCTCGCCAGCGGGGTGATGACCCGCACCGATATCGGCCTGCTGGCGACGCTGTTTTACATTACCTACGGCCTGTCGAAGTTCTTCTCCGGCATCGTCAGCGACCGTTCTAACGCCCGCTATTTTATGGGCGTCGGGCTGATCGCCACCGGGGTGGTGAACATCCTGTTCGGCTTCTCCACCTCGCTGTGGGCCTTTGCCCTGCTGTGGGCGCTGAACGCCTTTTTCCAGGGCTGGGGCTCGCCAGTCTGCGCCCGCCTGCTCACCAGCTGGTATTCGCGCACCGAGCGCGGCGGCTGGTGGGCCATCTGGAACACCGCGCATAACGTTGGCGGGGCGCTGATCCCCATCGTGGTGGGCGCGGCGGCGCTGCACTACGGCTGGCGGGCAGGGATGATGATTGCGGGCGGTCTGGCGATTGTCGCCGGGCTGTTCCTCTGCTGGCGGCTGCGCGACAGGCCGCAAACCGTGGGCCTGCCTGCGGTGGGCGACTGGCGGCACGACGCGCTGGAGATCGCCCAGCAGCAGGAGGGAGCAGGGCTGACCCGCCGGGAGATCCTCACCCGGTACGTGCTGCTGAACCCCTGGATCTGGCTGCTGTCGCTCTGCTACGTGCTGGTCTACGTGGTGCGGGCGGCGATCAACGACTGGGGCAATCTGTATATGTCCGAGACGCTCGGCGTCGATCTGGTCACCGCCAACTCGGCGGTATCGATGTTTGAGCTGGGCGGATTTATCGGCGCGCTGGTGGCGGGCTGGGGGTCGGACAAGCTGTTCAACGGCAACCGCGGGCCAATGAACCTGATCTTCGCCGCCGGGATTTTGCTCTCCGTCGGCTCCCTGTGGCTGATGCCCTTTGCCAGCTACGTGATGCAGGCGGCCTGCTTCTTCACCACCGGTTTCTTCGTGTTTGGCCCGCAGATGCTGATCGGCATGGCGGCGGCCGAGTGTTCACACAAGGACGCGGCAGGGGCGGCGACGGGCTTTGTCGGCCTGTTTGCCTATCTTGGCGCGTCGCTCTCCGGCTGGCCGCTGGCGCGGGTGATCGACACCTGGCACTGGAGCGGATTCTTTGCGGTCATCGCCATCGCGGCGGGGATTTCCGCGCTGCTGCTACTGCCGTTTTTGCATGCCCAGGCGCCGCGCGAGGCCAGCGAAGCGTGA
- the uhpT gene encoding hexose-6-phosphate:phosphate antiporter has product MLAFLNQVRKPTLDLPLDVRRKMWFKPFMQSYLVVFIGYLTMYLIRKNFNIAQNDMISTYGLSMTQLGMIGLGFSITYGVGKTLVSYYADGKNTKQFLPFMLILSAICMLGFSASMGAGSVSLFMMIAFYALSGFFQSTGGSCSYSTITKWTPRRKRGSYLGMWNISHNLGGAGAAGVALFGANVLFDGHVIGMFIFPSIIALIVGFIGLRYGSDSPESYGLGKAEELFDEEISEEDKETEENEMTKWQIFVEYVLKNKVIWLLCFSNIFLYVVRIGIDQWSTVYAFQELKLSKEVAIQGFTLFEVGALVGTLLWGWLSDLANGRRALVACVALALIIATLGVYQHASNQYVYLASLFALGFLVFGPQLLIGVAAVGFVPKKAIGAADGIKGTFAYLIGDSFAKLGLGMIADGTPIFGLTGWAGTFAALDAAAIGCIVLMAMVAVLEERKIRREKGAQKLKVA; this is encoded by the coding sequence ATGCTGGCCTTCTTAAACCAGGTGCGCAAGCCGACCCTGGATCTGCCGCTCGATGTGCGGCGCAAAATGTGGTTCAAACCCTTCATGCAGTCCTATCTGGTGGTCTTTATCGGCTACCTGACCATGTACCTGATCCGCAAAAACTTTAACATCGCCCAGAACGATATGATCTCCACCTACGGGCTGAGCATGACCCAACTGGGGATGATTGGTCTCGGCTTCTCCATCACCTACGGGGTGGGGAAAACCCTGGTTTCCTATTACGCCGACGGCAAAAACACCAAGCAGTTCCTGCCGTTTATGCTGATCCTCTCCGCCATCTGTATGCTCGGCTTCAGCGCCAGCATGGGCGCGGGCTCGGTCAGCCTGTTTATGATGATCGCCTTCTACGCCCTGAGCGGTTTCTTCCAGAGTACCGGCGGGTCGTGCAGCTACTCCACCATCACCAAATGGACCCCGCGCCGTAAGCGCGGTTCGTACCTCGGGATGTGGAACATCTCCCACAACCTCGGCGGGGCGGGTGCGGCAGGCGTGGCGCTGTTCGGCGCGAACGTCCTGTTCGACGGCCACGTCATCGGCATGTTTATCTTCCCGTCGATTATCGCCCTGATCGTCGGCTTTATCGGCCTGCGCTACGGCAGCGACTCCCCGGAATCCTATGGCCTGGGTAAAGCCGAAGAGCTGTTTGACGAAGAGATCAGCGAAGAGGACAAAGAGACCGAAGAGAACGAGATGACCAAATGGCAGATCTTTGTTGAGTACGTGCTGAAAAACAAAGTGATCTGGCTGCTCTGCTTCTCGAACATCTTCCTGTATGTGGTGCGTATCGGTATCGACCAGTGGTCGACCGTGTATGCCTTCCAGGAGCTGAAGCTTTCCAAAGAGGTGGCGATTCAGGGCTTCACCCTGTTCGAAGTGGGCGCGCTGGTCGGCACCCTGCTGTGGGGCTGGCTCTCCGATCTCGCCAACGGTCGTCGCGCGCTGGTAGCCTGCGTCGCGCTGGCGCTGATTATCGCCACGCTCGGCGTCTACCAGCATGCCAGCAACCAGTACGTTTATCTGGCGTCCCTGTTCGCGCTCGGCTTCCTGGTGTTTGGTCCGCAATTACTGATCGGCGTGGCGGCAGTGGGCTTCGTCCCGAAAAAAGCGATCGGCGCCGCCGATGGGATTAAAGGCACCTTCGCCTACCTGATCGGCGACAGCTTCGCCAAACTGGGTCTGGGGATGATCGCCGACGGCACGCCGATCTTCGGCCTCACCGGCTGGGCGGGCACCTTTGCCGCGCTGGATGCGGCAGCCATCGGCTGTATCGTCCTGATGGCGATGGTCGCGGTGCTGGAAGAGCGCAAAATTCGCCGCGAAAAAGGTGCACAGAAATTAAAAGTAGCTTGA
- the ltrA gene encoding group II intron reverse transcriptase/maturase produces the protein MMYGEEKSDSLIVAAKQANNPKGAESVERRSGAKGNAEQPHMRRTQSRESMSQRLSRVREAAKQRKKERFTALFHLLTVEALEAAFLSLSRKAAAGVDGIRWMDYAGNMKNNITDLHRRLHQGSYRAQPGRRHYIPKADGKQRPLGIASLEDKIVQYALVKILNAVYENDFMGFSYGFRPGRSQHDALDALATGLVRTNVNWVLDADISQFFDRVSHEWLIRFTEHRIGDRRVIRLIRKWLTAGTSEEGQWRATEEGTPQGAVISPLLANIYLHYVFDLWAHQWRRRYATGNVVMVRYADDIVIGFDKRYDARRFRIAMQRRLREFGLTVHPEKTRLMEFGRFAAENRAIRGKGKPETFNFLGFTHISGKDRNGRFMLIRKTRRDRMTATLKAIKDGLRRRWHYSIPEQGKWLRRVVQGYLNYHSVPGNFPTMQKFRTHVTNLWRRALRRRSQKDDTTWTKANKLAAAWLPRVRVLHPWPVERFTARHPRQEPGA, from the coding sequence GTGATGTACGGAGAGGAGAAGTCGGACTCGCTCATAGTAGCGGCGAAGCAGGCGAACAACCCGAAAGGAGCGGAGTCAGTGGAGCGAAGGAGCGGGGCCAAGGGGAACGCGGAACAGCCACACATGCGCCGGACACAGAGCCGGGAAAGCATGTCACAGAGGCTGTCACGCGTGCGGGAAGCTGCGAAGCAGCGGAAGAAAGAACGGTTTACAGCATTGTTCCACCTGCTGACAGTCGAAGCACTGGAAGCCGCATTCCTCTCCCTGAGCAGGAAAGCGGCCGCCGGAGTGGATGGCATCAGGTGGATGGACTACGCCGGAAACATGAAGAACAACATAACAGATCTGCACCGGAGGCTACATCAGGGCAGCTACAGGGCGCAGCCCGGCAGGCGTCACTACATCCCAAAAGCGGATGGAAAACAACGCCCGCTCGGCATCGCCTCGCTGGAGGACAAGATCGTCCAGTATGCGCTGGTGAAAATCCTGAACGCAGTCTATGAAAACGACTTTATGGGGTTCTCATACGGGTTCAGACCCGGGCGAAGCCAGCACGATGCACTGGACGCACTGGCCACAGGGCTGGTACGCACTAACGTAAACTGGGTACTGGATGCCGACATCAGTCAGTTCTTTGACAGGGTGAGCCACGAATGGCTGATCAGGTTCACAGAGCATCGGATCGGCGACCGGAGGGTAATCAGGCTCATACGTAAGTGGCTCACAGCCGGGACGTCGGAGGAGGGTCAATGGCGAGCAACGGAGGAAGGCACCCCACAGGGTGCGGTCATCTCACCGCTGCTGGCAAACATATACCTCCACTACGTCTTCGATCTGTGGGCGCATCAGTGGCGACGTCGCTATGCCACAGGCAATGTGGTAATGGTCAGATACGCCGATGACATCGTCATCGGGTTCGACAAACGATACGATGCCCGGCGCTTCCGTATAGCCATGCAGCGCAGACTGAGGGAGTTCGGACTCACGGTTCACCCGGAGAAAACCCGTCTGATGGAGTTCGGCCGCTTCGCTGCCGAAAACCGTGCCATCAGGGGAAAAGGCAAACCAGAAACGTTCAACTTCCTCGGGTTCACGCACATCAGCGGGAAAGATCGCAACGGCAGGTTCATGCTGATACGAAAGACCCGCCGGGATCGGATGACGGCAACTCTGAAAGCCATCAAAGACGGTCTGCGAAGGCGCTGGCATTACTCAATCCCCGAACAGGGAAAATGGCTCAGGAGAGTGGTTCAGGGATACCTGAACTATCACTCGGTACCGGGCAACTTCCCCACCATGCAGAAGTTCAGGACACACGTAACAAACCTCTGGCGCCGGGCGCTCAGGCGCAGGAGCCAGAAGGATGATACGACCTGGACGAAAGCAAACAAACTGGCAGCCGCATGGCTACCAAGGGTTCGGGTTCTTCATCCATGGCCTGTGGAGCGGTTCACCGCCAGACACCCGAGGCAGGAGCCCGGTGCGTAA
- the uhpB gene encoding signal transduction histidine-protein kinase/phosphatase UhpB: MNSLFSRLVAVVASFFIFSAAWFCLWSISLHLVERPELAVLLFPFGLRLGLMLQCPRGYWPVLLGAEWLMLAWLAQQVALAHLPLLMTGSVLTLIPVALISRYRHQRDWRTLLGQGAALIAAALLQSLPWAGGKEMLNALLLTLTGGLTLAPTCLVIWHYLTSTVWQPLGPALVSQPVNWRARHLIGYVLLFVVSLWLQLGLPAELSRFTPFCLALPIIALAWHYGWQGALIATLMNAIALIASQTWHDHPVDLLLSLLAQSLTGLLLGAGIQRLRELNQSLQTELARNRRLAERLLETEEHVRREVARELHDDIGQTITAIRTQAGIVQRLAPDNAGVKQGGAHIEQLSLGVYDSVRRLLGRLRPRQLDDLSLEQAVRSLMREMELESRGIVSHLDWDIDETALSEGQRVTLFRVCQEGLNNIVKHASASAVTLQGWQQDEWLRLMIEDDGCGLPPGSGQQGFGLAGMRERVKALGGTLNISCTHGTRVSVSLPLRTQHV, from the coding sequence ATGAATTCCCTTTTCTCCCGGCTGGTGGCGGTGGTCGCCAGCTTCTTCATCTTCTCTGCCGCGTGGTTCTGCCTGTGGAGCATCAGTCTGCATCTGGTAGAGCGCCCGGAGCTGGCGGTATTGCTCTTTCCCTTCGGCCTGCGGCTGGGGCTGATGCTGCAATGCCCGCGCGGCTACTGGCCCGTTTTGCTCGGTGCTGAATGGCTGATGCTGGCCTGGCTGGCACAGCAAGTGGCGCTGGCGCATCTGCCCTTATTGATGACCGGAAGCGTGCTGACGCTTATTCCCGTGGCGCTGATCTCCCGCTATCGTCACCAGCGCGACTGGCGCACCCTGCTGGGTCAGGGAGCGGCGCTGATTGCCGCCGCGCTGCTACAGTCCCTGCCGTGGGCGGGCGGAAAGGAGATGCTCAACGCGCTGCTGCTGACCCTGACCGGCGGCCTGACGCTGGCCCCGACCTGTCTCGTTATCTGGCACTACCTCACCAGCACCGTCTGGCAGCCGCTCGGGCCGGCGCTGGTTTCGCAGCCGGTGAACTGGCGGGCGCGGCATTTGATTGGTTATGTGCTGCTGTTTGTGGTGAGTCTGTGGCTCCAGCTTGGCCTCCCCGCCGAGCTGTCGCGCTTTACCCCGTTCTGCCTGGCTCTGCCGATTATCGCCCTCGCCTGGCACTACGGCTGGCAGGGGGCGCTGATCGCCACCCTGATGAACGCCATTGCGCTGATTGCCAGCCAGACCTGGCACGATCACCCTGTGGATCTGCTGCTCTCCCTGCTGGCCCAGAGCCTGACCGGGCTGCTGCTCGGGGCGGGCATTCAGCGTCTGCGCGAGCTGAACCAGTCCCTGCAAACCGAGCTGGCGCGCAATCGCCGCCTTGCCGAGCGGCTGCTGGAGACCGAAGAGCACGTCCGCCGCGAAGTGGCCCGCGAACTGCACGACGATATCGGCCAGACCATCACCGCCATCCGCACCCAGGCGGGCATCGTTCAGCGCCTGGCCCCGGACAACGCCGGGGTGAAGCAGGGCGGGGCGCATATCGAGCAGCTCTCGCTGGGGGTGTATGACTCGGTGCGCCGTCTGCTGGGTCGGCTGCGCCCGCGCCAGCTGGACGATCTGTCCCTTGAGCAGGCGGTACGCTCCCTGATGCGCGAGATGGAGCTGGAGAGTCGCGGCATCGTCAGCCATCTCGACTGGGATATCGACGAAACGGCGCTGAGCGAAGGCCAGCGCGTTACCCTGTTCCGCGTCTGTCAGGAGGGGCTGAACAATATCGTTAAGCACGCCAGCGCCAGCGCGGTGACGTTGCAGGGCTGGCAGCAGGATGAGTGGCTGCGGCTGATGATTGAAGACGACGGCTGCGGTCTGCCGCCGGGCTCCGGCCAGCAGGGGTTTGGCCTGGCGGGGATGCGCGAGCGCGTGAAGGCGCTGGGCGGTACGCTGAATATCTCCTGCACCCACGGGACGCGCGTCAGCGTCAGTTTGCCGCTAAGGACACAGCATGTTTAA
- the ilvB gene encoding acetolactate synthase large subunit: MASSGTTSHKTRFTGAQLIVHLLERQGITTVAGIPGGTVLPLYDALSQSTQIRHVLARHEQGAGFIAQGMARTQGKPAVCMACSGPGATNLVTAIADARLDSIPLVCITGQVPASMIGTDAFQEVDTYGISIPITKHNYLVRDISELPQVISDAFRIAQSGRPGPVWIDIPKDVQTAEIEIDVLPEPGTRAPSPAFSADSVREAAAMINAAQRPVLYLGGGVIDAPDAVRTLAEKASLPTTMTLMALGMLPKAHPLSLGMLGMHGARSTNFILQEADLLIVLGARFDDRAIGKTEQFCPNAKIIHVDIDRAELGKIKQPHVAIQGDVNEVLAQLLPHIDATPRSAWHQQVSGLQQEFPGAIPTEGDPLSHYGLINAVAACVDDSAIITTDVGQHQMWTAQAYPLNRPRQWLTSGGLGTMGFGLPAAVGAALANPDRKVICFSGDGSLMMNIQEMATAAENQLDVKIILMNNEALGLVHQQQSLFYKQGVFAATYPGMINFMQIAAGFGLHTCDLNAEEDAHAALQAAISRPGPALIHVRIDPQQKVYPMVPPGAANTEMVGE, from the coding sequence ATGGCAAGTTCGGGCACAACATCACACAAGACGCGTTTCACTGGCGCGCAGTTAATCGTTCATTTGTTGGAACGTCAGGGCATTACCACGGTTGCGGGTATTCCTGGTGGGACGGTACTCCCGCTGTATGACGCCTTAAGCCAGAGCACGCAGATTCGCCACGTGCTGGCGCGTCACGAGCAGGGTGCAGGCTTTATCGCGCAGGGCATGGCGCGAACCCAGGGCAAACCGGCGGTCTGTATGGCCTGTAGCGGGCCGGGCGCCACCAACCTGGTCACCGCCATCGCCGACGCGCGTCTCGACTCTATTCCGTTAGTCTGCATTACCGGCCAGGTGCCGGCCTCGATGATCGGCACCGATGCATTTCAGGAAGTGGACACCTACGGCATCTCTATCCCCATCACCAAGCACAACTATTTAGTGCGCGATATCAGCGAATTACCGCAGGTTATCAGCGATGCGTTCCGTATCGCCCAGTCCGGTCGTCCGGGCCCGGTGTGGATAGACATTCCTAAGGATGTGCAGACCGCTGAAATTGAGATCGACGTGCTGCCGGAGCCCGGCACCCGCGCGCCATCGCCAGCGTTCAGCGCAGACAGCGTGCGTGAAGCCGCCGCAATGATTAACGCCGCACAGCGCCCGGTGCTCTATCTGGGCGGCGGGGTGATTGATGCGCCAGACGCGGTGCGCACCCTGGCAGAAAAAGCCAGCCTGCCGACCACCATGACCCTGATGGCGCTGGGCATGCTGCCAAAAGCGCACCCGCTGTCGCTGGGGATGCTCGGCATGCACGGCGCGCGCAGCACCAACTTTATTCTGCAGGAGGCGGATCTGCTGATCGTTCTCGGGGCACGTTTTGATGACCGGGCGATTGGCAAAACCGAGCAGTTCTGCCCGAATGCCAAAATTATTCATGTGGATATCGACCGCGCGGAGCTGGGCAAAATCAAGCAGCCGCACGTGGCGATTCAGGGCGACGTCAACGAGGTGCTGGCGCAGCTGCTGCCGCATATCGACGCCACCCCGCGCAGCGCGTGGCATCAGCAGGTAAGCGGGTTACAGCAGGAGTTCCCGGGCGCCATCCCAACCGAAGGCGATCCGCTCAGCCACTACGGGCTGATTAATGCCGTGGCCGCCTGCGTGGACGACAGCGCCATCATCACCACCGACGTCGGTCAGCATCAGATGTGGACCGCTCAGGCCTATCCGCTGAACCGTCCGCGCCAGTGGCTGACCTCCGGCGGGCTGGGGACCATGGGCTTTGGCCTGCCTGCGGCAGTAGGCGCGGCGCTCGCCAATCCGGACCGCAAGGTGATCTGCTTCTCCGGCGACGGTAGCCTGATGATGAACATTCAGGAAATGGCGACTGCGGCGGAAAACCAGCTGGATGTGAAAATCATCCTGATGAACAACGAGGCGCTGGGGCTGGTTCACCAGCAGCAGAGTCTGTTCTACAAGCAGGGCGTGTTTGCGGCGACCTATCCGGGGATGATTAACTTTATGCAGATTGCCGCCGGTTTTGGCCTGCATACCTGCGATCTGAATGCCGAAGAGGATGCCCACGCGGCGCTGCAGGCGGCGATCTCACGCCCGGGCCCGGCGCTGATCCACGTCCGTATCGATCCACAACAAAAAGTCTATCCGATGGTCCCACCCGGTGCGGCCAATACTGAAATGGTGGGGGAATAA
- a CDS encoding GNAT family N-acetyltransferase: MLRLLIEPVTPDEPGYIALKAESTALNFNMLRRLEENWERGENRFNAPGEKLLGAFLNGKLVGICGLNRDPFSQQPRAGRIRHLYISESCRGLGIGRQLLAVVMADASIWFDFLNTHAPHTAWPFYQRAGFTLVADEPRVTHRLFCAV, translated from the coding sequence ATGTTGCGTTTATTAATTGAGCCTGTCACGCCGGACGAGCCGGGCTATATCGCGCTGAAAGCCGAGAGCACCGCGCTCAATTTCAATATGTTGCGCAGGCTGGAAGAGAACTGGGAGCGGGGTGAAAATCGCTTTAACGCCCCGGGTGAAAAGCTGCTGGGTGCGTTTCTGAACGGCAAACTGGTGGGGATTTGCGGGCTAAACCGCGATCCGTTCAGTCAGCAGCCGCGGGCCGGTCGCATTCGTCATCTCTATATCAGCGAAAGCTGTCGTGGTCTGGGTATCGGCAGGCAACTGCTCGCCGTGGTGATGGCCGATGCCAGCATCTGGTTCGATTTTCTCAATACCCATGCGCCCCACACCGCCTGGCCATTCTATCAGCGGGCTGGCTTTACGCTGGTCGCGGATGAACCGCGCGTCACGCACCGGTTATTCTGCGCAGTGTAA
- the ilvN gene encoding acetolactate synthase small subunit: MQKQNDNVILELTVRNHPGVMTHVCGLFARRAFNVEGILCLPIQGSEHSRIWLLVNDDQRLEQMMAQIDKLEDVVKVVRNQSDPTMFNKIAVFFE, encoded by the coding sequence ATGCAAAAACAAAATGATAACGTCATCCTGGAGCTTACCGTCCGCAACCATCCCGGGGTCATGACCCACGTCTGCGGGCTGTTTGCCCGCCGCGCGTTCAACGTGGAAGGCATTCTCTGTCTGCCGATTCAGGGCAGCGAACACAGCCGCATCTGGCTGCTGGTGAATGACGATCAGCGGCTGGAGCAGATGATGGCGCAGATCGACAAGCTGGAGGATGTGGTGAAAGTGGTGCGCAACCAGTCCGATCCGACCATGTTTAACAAAATTGCGGTGTTCTTCGAGTAA
- the uhpA gene encoding transcriptional regulator UhpA, translating into MTTIALIDDHLIVRSGFAQLLSLEPDFQVVAEFGSGREALAGLPGRGVQVCICDISMPDLSGLELLSQLPKGMSTIMLSVHDSPALVEQALNAGARGFLSKRCSPDELIAAVRTVATGGCYLTPDIAIKLAAGRQDPLTRRERQVAEKLAQGMAVKEIAVELGLSPKTVHVHRANLMEKLGVSNDVELARRMFDGW; encoded by the coding sequence ATGACCACCATCGCCCTTATCGACGATCACCTTATCGTCCGTTCCGGATTTGCCCAGCTGCTGAGCCTGGAGCCCGATTTTCAGGTGGTGGCCGAGTTTGGTTCCGGTCGCGAGGCGCTGGCCGGTCTGCCGGGACGCGGGGTGCAGGTCTGTATCTGCGATATCTCGATGCCGGATCTCTCCGGGCTGGAGCTGCTGAGCCAGCTGCCGAAGGGGATGTCGACCATCATGCTCTCGGTCCACGACAGCCCGGCGCTGGTGGAACAGGCCCTGAACGCGGGCGCACGCGGGTTCCTCTCCAAACGCTGTAGCCCGGACGAGCTGATTGCCGCCGTGCGCACCGTCGCTACCGGCGGCTGCTACCTGACGCCGGACATTGCCATCAAGCTGGCGGCCGGACGCCAGGATCCGCTCACCCGACGTGAACGCCAGGTGGCGGAAAAGCTGGCCCAGGGGATGGCAGTGAAGGAGATCGCCGTTGAGCTTGGTCTGTCGCCCAAAACCGTCCACGTTCACCGCGCCAACCTGATGGAAAAACTGGGCGTCAGCAACGACGTCGAGCTGGCTCGCCGCATGTTTGACGGCTGGTAA
- the tisB gene encoding type I toxin-antitoxin system toxin TisB: MSVVDMVVLILKLIVAALQLLDAVLKYVK, translated from the coding sequence ATGAGCGTAGTGGATATGGTTGTACTTATCCTCAAACTCATTGTTGCAGCACTGCAACTGCTTGATGCTGTCCTGAAATACGTTAAGTGA
- the ivbL gene encoding ilvB operon leader peptide IvbL — protein sequence MTASMNTATLLKTAHPAAVVVVRVVVVVGNAP from the coding sequence ATGACTGCATCCATGAACACCGCGACCCTACTAAAAACTGCGCACCCAGCCGCAGTGGTCGTCGTGCGTGTGGTGGTGGTCGTCGGCAATGCGCCGTAG
- a CDS encoding DUF6216 family protein: MDASFNTLLSYLSELIDNKYVFSAIIFFTVLAFTFYIKWKAKSGFSISNKLFIFLIGNSKKNNNDLIDEIIDIEKFNFHYNTNAISKRQISRFELWIRTYELDFRLISKLKNHLDIENLKIKKVNKIYFTLVFLSIFVPFFALFPAIDVALKPAFLIKLENTGWFWINKNQATEHMLTNKKKPWVINKTTCIANNSATPPKSIIKLMDEKTFNLICKSFSSKEDQIFIERKIKEQQLFFYIVSITLAFLVFILFKHLMGLISAYESRKMVLLKIKNFRSKRRYRS, from the coding sequence ATGGATGCATCATTTAATACTTTACTTTCATATTTATCGGAACTTATTGATAATAAATATGTATTTTCAGCAATTATTTTTTTCACTGTTCTAGCTTTTACTTTTTACATCAAATGGAAGGCAAAATCTGGATTCTCAATTTCCAATAAGTTGTTCATATTTCTTATAGGAAACAGTAAAAAAAACAACAACGATCTCATCGATGAGATTATAGATATTGAAAAATTCAATTTCCACTACAATACTAATGCTATATCCAAAAGACAGATTAGTAGATTTGAGTTATGGATTCGAACTTACGAGTTAGATTTCAGGCTTATATCAAAACTAAAAAACCACCTAGACATTGAAAATCTAAAAATAAAAAAAGTTAATAAGATATATTTTACCCTAGTCTTTTTAAGCATTTTTGTCCCGTTTTTTGCATTATTTCCAGCAATTGATGTTGCGCTAAAACCAGCATTTCTTATTAAATTAGAAAATACAGGATGGTTTTGGATAAACAAAAATCAAGCCACAGAGCATATGTTAACCAATAAAAAAAAGCCATGGGTAATCAACAAAACCACTTGTATTGCAAATAATTCAGCCACACCACCAAAAAGCATCATTAAATTAATGGATGAAAAAACATTCAATCTGATATGCAAATCTTTCAGCAGCAAAGAAGATCAGATTTTTATAGAAAGAAAAATCAAAGAACAGCAATTATTTTTCTATATTGTATCAATCACATTAGCTTTTTTAGTTTTTATTTTATTTAAACATTTGATGGGATTAATATCTGCATATGAATCACGAAAAATGGTTTTGTTAAAAATAAAAAACTTCAGAAGTAAGAGGAGATATAGATCCTGA